The following DNA comes from Parus major isolate Abel chromosome 10, Parus_major1.1, whole genome shotgun sequence.
TTACACACGTGCATGtgaggctgcaggacagggctgcacgtccacagaaagggagaaaggggGAGGATGGCATGGATGTTTTAGGGTGAAAACCATGCCTCAAAGAGAAACAATGGCTAGATGTCCCCGATGCACCTAAAATGCCTCCTGATTTCACACGAGGCCGTGGCTAATGGAGACAGCATTGTTTGGCAAGGGATTGCTGCAATAAACCCccagacattttctttgttgGGTATCCAGCTGGACACCATGAACAGAAAACCTAACTACATCATGCAAGTGTGTTGTGTTTCTACCTTCCAGGGGAGATTAGTTTCCATTAGATTGCAAGTTAATTAACAATAAATGTAGTTTATCATTATTGCAGTTGTTTCCAATTTGCCAAACATTACATACTAGcaaaacaatttctttattttaaaatgagatttttactcttttatgAAATCTATTATTCCAAACTATTTTGGAGAGCTAcacaacaaattaatttaatacaCTAAACACCAAAGAATCTGACCATGACTGAATAGAAATCCACTCACAAAATGACTATCCAGAAAAAGTGATTAGCAAATAACAAAGGACAGAATACAAAAGAAATGCTGTTCTACACCAATTTCCAATTTCTACAAAATTAATTCCTATCTAAGTGGTTACAAAGGAAGAATGTTTTCAGGAGCAAGTACCCTGGATCAAAGATCAAtgcacaagaaaacaaattgcCTCAGAGTGTGGTAACATAGTTTAATGGAATAATTTTACAGCTAGCAAGCCATATTGTGAAAGAAAAGTGATTTGAAAAGATGAACTTGATAAAAATGCCTTTCAGGTTGCCTCACTAGCACTCAATCTTAGGTGACTGAACCAAAACACATGTCCAAAGAATTATGAGCTCAACATCTTTGGCATCTCTAAGGCAGACCTAACTGCTATCTACAACGTCATGTGGGAGAAAAATGGCATTCAAGACATATTTGCACATCCATAGAAAAGGCAAAGCCAGCCCCTCACTCATAACATGCTACATTAGGCTGTGTACTAAACCAGCACCTAGGCCTGGCCGAGATTAAGGCCCCAGTGTGTCAACTGCTGCATAAATAAACACTCCACTGACTTCCAACAAAGGATGGAAAACAAATACTAGGGCTCTGACTCACACACAGATGGCAAATGACTGGAGTGATGCATCTTTGAGTCAGCTCTTACCTGCCTCAGCTCCACTGAGCTTGTGGCTGCAGAATTATCATCATCAATAGCCTGAGCATGGTCCAGCCCAGCGGAGGCACCACACAGAGAACCCCCTTTCCCCAGCACACCTCCTTGGGAAGGCTGCCAAATACAGGCAACAGGCACAGACCTGAATGCAAGTCTCAAATTTCCTCTGCTTTAGAAGTGGGGAACTGGGTCACAGAAACACCAGTGGTTTTCTTGAGGGCATGTAGACATAACTAGAAAGTTAAGTCGTATTGCAAGAGTCAGCAAATCTTTTGGAGAAGCCCATCCAATAGATGGGGAAACCAAATTTGGCAGGTTGAAGGAGTCTGCCACGCCACAGGAACACCAAGTTTTACATTGGATATAATGAGTCCAGATTTTGTGGTTTGCCGCCTTTTGTAGCAAATACAGGCCCCTGCTGATACATCCAGCAAAGGACTGAGTTGTGCTCAAGTGAGACAACAACTCTCAATCCCCTTTAGGCAGCCAGAAAAATTAACTCCCTCTGGAACTGCAGTGGCCATTTATTAGCTCAGGAATATAAAGGAGAGACAAGTAAAGTAAACTAATTATGTTTCATGGGGGCTTTTTGGATCTGGGTTCTGAGTTACGAAATAGATTGGGAATGGCTGTTTATTGTCAAGCCTCCAAAAGGAGATTGAGGGCAAAGGAGAAACAAGGATGTTGCTATTATTTATGTTGCTTGAGCACTGGCCATTGGAAATGCGTTTCTCATTGAGTGATTAACAGTTATCCAGCacaaagagcaaataaaaaccTTGTCTAATTCAGTCAGTCCCATTCTCTCTGCTCTTACTGCATTAAATCACATGCAACTGGCTGAGTTATTTACTGTCGCTTCTTAATATCATTATTCTGCTGTGATGCCATGTTTCAAAACCAGGAATAATTAAGAAAACATAAGAGATTTTTAACTAAAGTTCTTTGCTCTTGAAAATCGATAACTTTAGGCTTCATTTAACTCCCTGTGGATAGATTCACATCCCTGCACAGATGAAGTTACCAAAATCAATACAGCTTTGCAGAGGCACAGGGGGTCAGTCTGTGCAGAGCTCCTCTGACTTCATGAGCAAAACACTCGCTGCTGGGTCCAAGCTTCCATCTGCATTTGGGTTTAAAAAGGTTTCTCGGCTCCAGAATACACTGTGAAAGCCCTTGATTAAGTCATTATGATGCATAATTCCCTGGCATGCCAAGAATCTAGTCCCAAACTGATACAAAAGGCAAGTCTGCTGAGGATGAGTGGGTATTCTGGGGTTTTATTGTGAAAACTCAGAATGACGTGCACTGAACTGCTGGTATGGAGTTTGCTTGCTCTTGCTACTGATAGCCATTAAAATGCCTCACAGATTAAACGAAATCACCCTCACCCCTGCCTAATGAAAGGCTGTCACTGTCCCCCTCCTGTAGTTATGTGAGGCCAGTGGGGTTTGTGTTGGCTCAGTGCTTCTCCCCATGCTCAGTGAGCTGGAGCAGAACACTCCTCCAGGCTTGGATGGGTGAATTCCCACCAGACAACAACTCCCACTCCCAGCTGGGGCATTTTGGTGTTGCTTTATTGCCCATAACAACTGGCTAAAAAGCTAAAAGTTGAGATTATTTGGAAGGGTCTAAAATAATTCAGCTTTCTTAAGGACAGAGCATTTTAGGGCCTGAGCAGGCCCTGGGATCAGTATCACTGCTAAGATGCTTACAGGTTTAATTCCCTCGATGACCCCAGGCTCTGTACACAGCCATGGCAATGAAGATGGACAAATTCAAAGCACAGAGCACTGTAAAGATCCATCATTAAAAAATGAGCTCAAAAGCAAATCTCCTTTTACACTGCTTTGGTTAAAGAATGGCAGCAGGTTTGGATAACTAGTCATGGTAGCATCAGCTTCCTTCACACTTACTTAACAGGACATCATTTCACTTAAAAAGATCGAGGGGACAGTGTTCCATGCTCAGACAGCACAGTGATGAATGTGGTATAAATACCTGGAGAGACAGattagttttctatttctgctcACAGCCTCCTCCTAGGAGCACAGAAATGCCATCTCAGCATGCTTTTTGGGGGATTAGAAAATCATAATAAACACAAGGATAAAAATATGCCATGGGAGTTACAGCTAATTTCTTGCTATAATTTGCAGCAATTTACACATAATCATTTGAAAATACTGCAGAGTGCCAACAGCTGAGTGTCTGCTGCAATGGTGCaaatcaggaaaatgagaaatgcagcTAGGGCTGAAGAATCCTCCAGAAGGGTCATTTGGGATATTAAGTTCACAAGCTCTTCCTTGCAGTTGAGTAATGAAGAAGATTTTACTCTACCACATGGAGCCCAGTTTCTTAGGCTGTAGGTGGATGGAATGACCTTCATAACAACTGACCTTAGACTTCAGAAAAATCCTTCCAAACAGCAAAGTAGtctgtgtctttttcttctacatgaagggttttttaaaatttttattaaaaaaggagGCTGCGAGCAATAAGCACCAGCACCACGACATTTTCATGCAAATACACTTTTGAAAAGGTAATAAAACTGTAGTTAAATTACTGAATTAGGgttcagaaatgtgttttaatatcaatatttattttgaaggtATGAAAATTACTAAAATCCCATTACACATTCATTTCCTCATCATAATTTCCACCCAAAGATCTGGATATAttataaaagatgaaaatatctATACACTgtacttttgtatttttgtttcttttataactttaaatatttcaaaacaatttgaaaGGGGAGTAAAAACAAATTTGCCCCAGACCAGAACCCTGCATGTAAAACAAACTAAAGATGAGTTATGAACCTCCATGAAGAGGAATTTATAGTGGAAATAGCAGTGTTGCTGCAACCCTCTTTTCCAGGGTCATCAGCAGAGGGGATATGGAAAAAGGGGGGTGAAACGATTTATTAAGAGAATACATTCTCTTCTAAAGGAAAGATATTTAATCCGTGGATCACAAACACTTGACCCAGGGCAAAGGTTACCAGTAGTACCAGAAGCAGATGCAGCCTTGATTTAAATAATGGAGAAGTACAGGAGCAGATGCAGGGCTGATTTAAAAGATGGAGAAGCTCAGAAGCAAGCACGCTGCTGGGAAGGCTGATGTACAGGACTGCAAAGCTCCAAGGCACCCAGGTAACTAGGAATTGCTAAACTGAGCTTgaattttaaagagatttattttaaaaccatgaGATACATAAGCTTCTCTTGGAAAATCAAacagcaaagaatttaaaagcatGCTTGACTTTAAACTATCAATTGCTTTAATGAatagctgcttttatttttttccaaagacacCTGAAGGAACTGGGCACTTATATCTTCTCCATGCTCAGTGGAAGCTCTTTACCTAAATCTTGTTCATATTTGGATTTATGATTCAGTGGGACTCTCTGTATGCTAAGCAAGGCTCAGATATGTCACTGAAATGCTGTCTCACCACATTTTGAGTACCACCAGTGTCTAAAACAGGTTTAGGTGTTGAATGCCTGTCTCTCCTGGCAGTATTATGTTGCTGAAAGACAGAGATCTGAACTAAAGCTGCTAATCAATCACAAATGACTGTGTCCATGTTCATCTGCCCCAGGAGAATGAACCAACACTCAAGACCACCCTTGACTTGTGACACCCTTAACTCATGGGTACCAGGACATGCAAAGTTTTGGTTATTGTTTTGAGTTATGAGCTCTTGACCTCTTACTTCATGAATActcaaaagcagattttcactttttcccctTCTAGGAGCAAGTATTTTCAGCCATGAAGCTGACTCCAGTGTTTCTGCTGCCATCTGCAAGAACGTGCTAAGCTTCTACCAAGACCTTTCCATGCTCCAATGTCTGGGAAGCTCAGGGATCTTTACACTTCTGTGGCTCACTGCTGACAACAATGACTATGTGTACAAATTCTCCTAATCCAAGATAAACATTTGGAAAGGCTTATAAGAATGTAGAGCATGTGTCTGCACACATGCACGTGATGACACCTGACACATGAACAGTGGAGAAGGATGTTTGGCTGCTCCTTGACTCATAGTGATGACAGAACCAGGGattcagaggaaaacaggctCTGACTTGAGATGAGTTACCACGGAAGTgatgaggcagcagctgaatcCTGAGTTAACACAACCAAAGCTGGCCATTCCTACAGTTCCCATGGGTCTCTGGAGTGCTACAGAGGAGCCATGAGGGGAGCTGAATGACCACCTTCTTCTGTTTGAGCAATGGAGAACCATGAAGTGCATCTCTGATCCAtcctctcagcctttcctgtgTGGTATTTTGGGAGCAGGAGAGAGCTTATGCCATATTGCTCAGCCCTCAGTCATTCTAGATGGCACCACAGCTCAACAGTAAGTTGGAGTAGTTACTTGCTTTAGTTTATGCTGGGAACCACTTTGGGTTTCCAATTAGCCCAGAATGCATCAGCTGGCCCAGAGGATGCAAAACCAGCTGCATCCTCCCATCCTGTCTGGAGCTTGCCTTCAGTGCATGTCTGACACACAGAATGCAAGCTGGGTCCAAGTCTCTCTTTCAATTGCCACAGAATTTGAGATCCAGGATCCTGATATTTTACCTCCATCCTACAACCATTAGGAGATTGTctttaatgttttaaagttAACTGCTCCCAAAATTTATGGAGATGACCTTTCCATGCTTTGGACAGCAGGCTTTGGTGCTTCCTGGCTGGCACAATTCATAGAATTAGAGAATCTGAATGGTCTGGGCtagaaaggaccttaaagatcacctaatCCCAACCCCTCTGATATTGGCAAGGgcaccttctactagaccaggcTTATCACagacccatccaacctggccttgcacacttccagggatggagcagccacaacttctctggacaacttGTTGCAATGCCTCCCCACCTcacagaaatgatttttttcctactacCTTATCTACACCTACCCTCTTTTAGTTTGAAGCCatccccccttgtcctgtcatcCATGCCCCTGTAAACAGTGTCGCTCCATCTCTCCTGCAGGCATCCCTCAGGCTCTGCAAGGCTGGAATTAGGTCAacccaaagccttctcttttccaggctgaacaatcccaattctcccagCCTTCTCCCATAGGAAAGATGATCCCTCCATTTAATCAGCTtagtggcctcctctggacctgaTCCAACAGGTCCGGGGACCCCAGGGACGGCCCCAGCGCTGCGGTGGGGTCCCGGAGCCGAGAATCCCTCCCCGCTCTGCTGCTCGCGGTGCTGcggctgcagcccagggcttCGGGAAACACGGCACCACTTATTAACCCAGCTCACTAGCGGGGCCGTGTCCCGATCCCACGGGACGCTGCTTTTGGCTGCACAGAGCCCGCAGTGTGGGATGCGCGGCGCCGCTCCCCCGGCGCTAGATGTCAGCACTCCACTGCGCTACCGCTCCGCCCCAGCGCAGCGCACCGAAAAGCCGGCAAACCTCCCCAGGGCTCCCACCAGGGCAGCCGCTAAGCTACAAGTGAACCGAGATGTTCCTTCGCaataaaatacaccaaaaaaaaacccccaaaaaacaaaaaaacccaaaacaaaacaaaacaaaaacaacaacaaaaaagtcaCGCTGGTGCACACCTCAAAAAAGGGaagataaaaacaaatcttCCATCGTTTTCTTGGACTGTTCTTccagaccaaaacaaaaaaaaatcacagttctCACAATCACTTGGAACTGGAACCACTCTGGCAAGGCAGATACAGCACGGATAGCTCAGCAAAGCTTTTGTTATTTGGCTTGGTTTTGTCTCGAACGCGATGAGATAACATCGTCTCTCACAAGTCAATTTTATGAGGATCTGTCAACTCAGTCCCCATCTGTTCTGGAAAAATGAGCCTTTTCAGGTTAGAGTAGGATGTGGATTCAAATCCACAGGGCACagatttaaatcaaaatatctgAAGCCCATTCCAATTGCCAAGTAGTGAGGGGAGGGTTCACATTTGAGCTTCTCTGTCAAGCTGGTTTCTGTTTCAAGCCTTTTACTAACAATTAACACTGAAAGTATATccagcaaagaggaaaacaaggaagaagcAGTGCAGTGTATGAGAATGCAGCTTATGCAGCAGTGAGGAGACAGAGCaggtaggaaaaaaagtttcattaatTCAGAGGTATTCACTTAAAGTGAGAATAAAGTCTGCTAGAAGCAAGCAAGACACTGTCTAACGTAGAAAATGAGAATCCAAGCATTAGAGTGGCATGATGCAAGAGATCCCAAAGCTGATTTCTTAGAGTATTCAGAGTGGAGCATTATCACTtgtgtgtataaatacataaacTGTCACTGCTACTGAACATCCAGCACTTGGAACGCTATCCTGCCCTGCACACTATTGGAAACACTGAAGGAAAGAGACCTGGAGCATTTTCAATAGCTCCATCCTGAGCTCTGGTCTCCAGAGTCACGGCTGGCTGCTGGAGATCTCTGCTCAGAGCTACCACCCCACTGGGGAGCTGGGCCCTCAGCTTCACCTCACAGCCCTTTAAGAAATCAAGAGACTACAAGTAGCAGCATTTGCACTGAAATTGCAAAGGTATtaacactttttctttcaataatgGTGACATATTCATATTATTTCATCATTCTCCTCAGAATCCTAAATGTTCCACTAATGAAGAAATAGCTGTatctgcctgtgctctgctACTGTCAATGATGAAGAAACCAAAACTGGTCTCCTTAGGTACTGTTCACTGTTCTCATATTCAACTATTATATTTTCAGAGAAtacaaaaagcttttcattaaTCAATTACTAAGAAATTCAGGAGTTTCACAGACTGTGCTATATGGGAAGAAGATTCTTGTGATGTCTGTCCTAGTACCTCTCTCAGCCCTGTTTACAGCAAGCATCTGAGAGGAGGGGAGCTGTCTGGGTGAGAAATTACTTCCCTCTGCACCAGAAATTCCTGTCCAGTTGGAAAGAGGGACTGTTacatccttttttctttttttttttgccatttgcaTTCCTCATAAAATGATGGCATTTTGCTGAAATCACTGAACATAACAAAGGAAAAGTCAGCCTGACAGCTCTGCCAAAGCGACAGCTGCAGGTACTGGATAGGAAACACCTCTGAACTTTCAAAATGAGCTTTGGTTAGAACATGAGTGTATGAAAGAGGGGAGATCCACACCAAGCTTCCCACacccagcccattcccagtCCTGGGATCACATCCTTCCCTGGGGGTAACATCTAACACTAGATGTTAGCTGGAGTTTTCCAGCTTGCATTGCCCTCTGAAACACATTCTCTCCCAATGGTGAACACAACACCAAGCCCCCTCCCTTTTTGCTTCCAAGAGAAAGTGAGGGAAATAATCCTGAAGGGCTGgatgctgtgctgagctggttCCAGCTCGAGGTTTCAAGCCCTGCGACGATGGAAGATTACTGAGTCACTTTTGGCCAGACTGACCACATACAGAAAACCCCTGAGCAGGAAATGGAAACTACCCTGGCCTACTCAATTGGTTTCTGCAAAAACTGTGatgtcagagcagcagcacacacatttTGTGGGGCTGGCTAGGGTTAGCAGTGTGCTGACACCAGAGCTGTTTCACAGTCCAGACAAGCTTTCCCCAGTGTAATTAGGTACCAGTCTTCTGACATCTGAGACTTCTCCTCTTTCATAGGACTGAGCATCAGGGAGTGCCCAGGACTGGAAACAGGCTCACAGCCACTCCTGGgacaaagaaaagctgttgttGCAGGATGCTGGGAGtgccttttgctttcaaaggAAGAGCAGTGAAAAGAGAGGTGGGTAAGAAGCAGAGGGAtaaagaaagatggagaaagagagACATCAAACTGCTTGCTGCTCTTTGAAGCCTTTGCAATGGGGTGAAGTTCTCTACAGACACATCCTGGCCCTTTACCAAGACTGGATTGCATCAGGAGAAGATGTTTGTAAGGAAAAAGCTGGCTAGATACCCCTACCTCTTCTCCCAAAAATAACAGCTTGACAGAAAATTTGAATCTAAGAGCAGTTGTAGATATCATGATACTTCTTTGTTACTGGTCCTAAAAGATTCAGGTGGTATCACACAACACTGGCCCCGTATTTTCCATCTCATGTTCTGACATGCTGCCTGCATTAGCATTGTCTTTTATACTTCTAATGTCTTTTACAGCAGAACTCCCCATGGGAGAAAGAAATCTTTGAAGCTTTCCATTCAAATCTTCAAAGAAGGACCTTGAAGAGTGTGTGGGAAAGTCTGGAACAGGGATAACGCTGTAAAGCTGACTTTCCCCTTTGTCCATTCATAATTGTACCACTGTTGTGCTCCCACTTTTTGCACTTCTGTAAAACTCCCTGAGTGTTGAAGAAAGTTTATCCATTCTTCCATCCTGTTGGGAATGTCTACCAGTTTCTTCACAAAGTTGTGACCAGAAATAACCCATAAACCTGCAATACAGGTTACAGCCTTAACCCTGGCAGCGAGGAGATTGgactgggggtgctggggggctgcATCTCCAGCAGTGTGCACTTCTTGGGCATGTTTTTTTCAAGCCAAATGCCTAACCTTTGCCAGCACACACCATTCTTGGAATTTTGCAAGCCAAATGCCAAACCTTTGCTAGTGGTATGTAGCAAAAGTCCCTAGAAAATGCCAATTTAGGCTGCTAAAGAATGTGGTAAAATCTGGTCGATTTTAGTTGCGGAACCACACTATTTGGAGAAATAAATCACTCAAGACATAAAAGGagatactttttctttcatttcctctgtgaCATATTCCCCAACGCACACCACTAAGTCACTACCTTTTACAGGAAATTCTGTGGTAAAAACAGAAAGATTCCATCAAAACCAGACGAAACAAAACCGTGTGCATGTCCTGTGGCTGCTCACTGCCAACCCTGACTAGGAGCAGTGAACTGCTCTCTGCATTTTGTATTGAATGGAAACTGCTGAGTTCTATTACGTTTATTACTTAGCTCAGGATTATTTGCAGTATGTGCTCCAGGAATCACAGCTCGGTCCAGCCCAGACCAGGGTTGCTCATGTCTTGCGAACCATTGCATCTTCCCTGCAAGACCAAACCGAGGAGGCTCTCAGGCCACTCCTGGACAGGATTGACATCACCTCTGTAGCTGTTGCCAAGAGAATTTTCAATGGAGTCATGGATGAAAAGTTTGCTGATGGAAATACTAACTGGGGACGAATTATGACCATATTTACATTTGGAGGTCTTCTCACCAAGAAGCTTCAAGAGCATGGAGTTCAGCTgactgcagaggagaaggaggagatcTCTTATTTCATCACAGAGTACATCATAAACAACAAAGCTGAATGGATTGATGCAAATGGTGGCTGGGTGAGTTTCTCATTTTCCAACAAAGTCTAGATTAGGAGATTTCATTAATTATTACTATAGACACTGTCAAAGCCATTTTATTCAGGGTTTTATTTGGTGGTTTAATATTTGTTGCCTTAAAATTTCCATTATTAAATCTAAAATTAAGTGGCATCCTAAGGTCAGTGCAGCAGTTTTGCCTTCATAGAGGAGTTGGTccaaaaatacttaatttcaaGGTAAGGAAAGAATAGACAGGTGTGATCCTCACAATGAAGTCAGCTGTGGATTTCAAAAAAGCCATTATTTAATCCCCCAAATCAGTTTTACTTACAACAAatgtacaaataaatacaagtggcattaaatcttttctgtttggaCTGAGATAATCCTAGAACTTCCATCTGTGAATGGTCAACGCTGAGAAAAATACTCATTACTAAATGAACTGTTTTGCCAAGCTGCTAAAATTCCCATTCTGCCAGTGAAGGGaaatttccttttgctctgCAAAGTTTGCAAAGTTTTATCACAccaatacttcttttttttttgcagttagGGGAATCTGAGAATCAATGACACAAGTTATTTCCTTGgtacttttttcctttacttaTATGTAAATGTCACTTTCTCTTTCCACCCCCTCTCATCCCACTTCTCTCATATTTCCTGCTAGTTTTTTCCCTCGATTTATTTTCTAgtgtcttgcttttctttttttttttaatttctgcttgcTTTAATCCTTCtctgtagcagaaaaaaaaaaaaaggtgatagTGACTCATAACCCCTTGATGCATCAGATTTATTATAAAGGCTTCTCTTTCCAACTCTTTCAAATAGAgtcaattttatttcagagaagtATCAACTCCTGGCAACATTCTGTCATAATAGGTGGCTCATCATAGTAGAATAAGGAAGCTTAAAGGGAGATATTTCTGAGTGTATTACTACATCAGAAACATAGCACTTGTACCTTCCTGGAAGATGGGGGCTCAGATGATGGAGTTcacatttgttttctatttacaCAGGGAGGGCATAGTCTTGACTTGGAGATAAAACAAACATTCAGCAAGGTGCAGCTATTTTCAGCTACTATTTTTAAAGCCCTATTCATCTTTTGGAGGCAGAGCTCTGAAGAGCTGTCCCTCActgcacagtgctgcagcactgttAATCTGACACAGAGAGCCGTGTGGTTTCCCTACatgttgtttttaaactgtCCCTAACTGTGCGTGTtcttttccacaggaaaatggCTTCCTAACAAAGTTTGAAAGAAGATCACTACTGTCTTTCTCCAAAATTACAGCCCTGCTCATAGCTGTTGTTTCCTTGTTCAGAGAGTACTACTGAAGTAAAAGGATCTGCCATTCATGTGTAATCTAGGTATTGCCACAAGCTTCACTTCTCAGCCTTCCTCCAAGCAATATCAACAAgagaataatttccttttataatttgtttttaatttatttgtatttattttgactAAATACAATGTTT
Coding sequences within:
- the BCL2A1 gene encoding bcl-2-related protein A1 — encoded protein: METAEFYYVYYLAQDYLQYVLQESQLGPAQTRVAHVLRTIASSLQDQTEEALRPLLDRIDITSVAVAKRIFNGVMDEKFADGNTNWGRIMTIFTFGGLLTKKLQEHGVQLTAEEKEEISYFITEYIINNKAEWIDANGGWENGFLTKFERRSLLSFSKITALLIAVVSLFREYY